A genomic window from Prunus persica cultivar Lovell chromosome G2, Prunus_persica_NCBIv2, whole genome shotgun sequence includes:
- the LOC109947694 gene encoding putative disease resistance protein RGA3 — translation MAEGVLFNFAEGIIDRLASSAFREMGLIWGVKDELLNLQETVDQIKAVLLDAEQKQATHAVKLWLQSLEDVVYEADDVLDEFYAEARWRQMMPGNNQVLKQVCIFFSSSNQLAFRLKMGHKIKSIKERLNVIASRKNFHLEVSREDTPFRRVTHSFAPTETIIGRNEDKNAIKQLLFDTISEENVSIISIVGFGGLGKTALAQLLFNDLEVQTYFELKMWICVSNVFELEILVKKIIQSATNDIAKSVEIDQLQKELRKIIDRKRYLLVLDDVWNDNREKWFGLQNLLMGGGKGSKILITTRSEKVAKITDTSKPYNLRGLSEEQSWFLFKKMAFQDGKEPTSSTIKALGEEITRKCKGVPLAIRTIGRMLYTRDPETEWSAFKNNKLSTIRQEENDILPTLQLSYDVLPSHLKHCFAYCSLSPPDYKIPVENLIRLWVAQGFVKSSDPNECLEDVGYDYYKELAWRSFFQEEEKDEFGTIKSCKMHDLMNELAVKVAGEGSTIIDRNKTDFEAKRLLHVSFDFDVDSSEWKIPTSLLESNKLRTFLFLSQKEWGMPFRKSFCATIASNFKSLRMLSLNELRVTKLPKCLRKMIHLRYLDLSGNPIKRLPNWIVKLQNLETLDLNYCQFLVELPRDIKKLINLRHLILANCGILAWIPRGLGELTHLRTLNTFVLSENKSMLRDSAGLSELEKLNNLRGELEIKNLRCEQNMVSELNYDCALLKEKRHLDSLALSWMHIERENNDAGESDVIIKSMEALQPHSSLKELTLKYYMGARFASWFHSLTNIVNLTLSHCDRCQHLPPLDHLPFLKSLDLNGLRNLEHISAEDKVKDFAGDVMMMSAASPSTTFFPSLESLSLRDCPNLKGWWRNETASTSVSSFPCLSTLSIRECPNLTFMPLYPNLDQLWLGRSSWKVLPSSFVLSKLKSLKIQGVDDMPEEGIGNLTLLEKLEIEDCPNLVSLPDQGMGRLISLQELRIRYCPKLGSLPDQGMGRLISLQRLHILNCPELASLPDQGMGRLISLQDLEIWDCPKLGSLPEGMGNLKSLQLLWIWDCPNLASLPEGLRCLLSLKSLVIGRCPILKQRCQKETGEDWSKIAHIPDIELI, via the exons ATGGCAGAAGGAGTCCTCTTCAACTTTGCAGAAGGGATCATTGACAGGTTGGCCTCCAGTGCATTCCGAGAGATGGGATTGATTTGGGGTGTCAAAGATGAGCTCCTGAACCTTCAGGAGACAGTTGACCAAATCAAAGCTGTTCTTCTTGATGCAGAGCAAAAGCAAGCGACTCATGCAGTCAAATTGTGGCTTCAAAGCCTAGAAGATGTTGTTTATGAAGCTGATGACGTGCTAGATGAATTTTATGCTGAAGCACGGTGGAGACAAATGATGCCTGGAAATAATCAAGTGTTAAAGCAGGTATGCATCTTCTTCTCTAGCTCAAACCAGCTTGCTTTTCGGCTAAAGATGGGTCATAAGATTAAAAGTATTAAGGAGAGACTTAATGTGATTGCATCTCGTAAAAACTTTCACTTAGAAGTGAGTCGTGAAGATACACCATTTAGAAGGGTAACTCATTCTTTTGCCCCTACGGAAACTATTATAGGGAGAAATGAAGATAAAAATGCAATTAAACAACTCTTGTTTGATACCATCTCTGAAGAGAATGTATCAATCATTTCCATAGTTGGATTTGGAGGATTGGGAAAAACTGCACTTGCCCAACTCTTATTCAACGATCTAGAGGTCCAAACTTATTTTGAGCTGAAAATGTGGATATGTGTGTCAAATGTATTTGAGTTGGAGATACTTGTTAAGAAAATCATTCAATCTGCAACTAATGACATAGCCAAAAGCGTTGAGATTGATCAGTTGCAAAAAGAACTGAGGAAAATAATAGATAGGAAGAGATACCTCCTTGTGTTGGACGATGTATGGAATGATAATCGTGAAAAATGGTTTGGCTTGCAAAACTTGTTGATGGGTGGTGGAAAGGGTAGTAAAATACTAATAACTACTCGTAGTGAAAAAGTTGCAAAAATAACAGACACATCTAAACCATATAACTTAAGGGGTTTAAGTGAAGAGCAGTCTTGgtttttgtttaagaaaaTGGCATTCCAAGATGGAAAAGAGCCAACGAGTTCAACCATTAAGGCCCTTGGGGAGGAGATTACTAGAAAATGTAAAGGGGTTCCGCTTGCTATAAGGACCATAGGACGGATGTTGTACACTAGAGATCCAGAAACTGAGTGGTCGGCTTTCAAGAATAACAAGCTTTCAACAATAAggcaagaagaaaatgatattttaccAACACTTCAGCTGAGTTATGATGTTCTCCCATCACATTTGAAACATTGTTTTGCTTATTGTAGTTTGTCCCCGCCTGATTATAAGATTCCCGTAGAGAATTTAATTAGGTTGTGGGTGGCACAAGGGTTCGTTAAGTCTTCAGATCCTAATGAGTGCTTGGAAGATGTTGGTTATGATTATTATAAAGAACTAGCTTGGAGATCTTTtttccaagaagaagaaaaagatgagtTTGGTACAATAAAAAGCTGTAAAATGCATGATCTCATGAATGAACTTGCTGTTAAAGTGGCAGGGGAGGGAAGCACAATAATAGATCGCAATAAGACTGATTTTGAAGCAAAACGTCTTCTTCATGTATCTTTCGATTTTGATGTTGATTCGTCGGAATGGAAAATACCAACATCCTTGCTGGAATCAAATAAGCTAAggacttttcttttcctaagCCAAAAGGAGTGGGGGATGCCATTCCGTAAGTCATTTTGTGCTACAATTGCTTCAAATTTTAAGTCATTGCGTATGTTGAGTTTGAATGAATTGAGAGTTACGAAATTGCCAAAATGTCTTAGGAAAATGATACATTTAAGATATCTTGATCTTAGTGGAAATCCCATTAAGAGACTTCCAAATTGGATAGTGAAACTTCAAAATTTGGAAACACTAGATCTCAATTATTGTCAATTTCTTGTGGAATTGCCTAGAGATATTAAGAAATTGATCAACTTGAGGCATCTCATTTTGGCAAATTGTGGCATCTTGGCTTGGATTCCTCGTGGATTGGGTGAATTGACTCATCTTCGTACTTTGAATAcatttgttttgagtgaaaacaAATCCATGTTGAGGGACAGTGCAGGGCTCAGTGAGTTGGAAAAGCTGAATAATTTAAGAGGAGAGTTGGAAATCAAAAATTTGAGGTGCGAGCAAAATATGGTGTCAGAATTGAATTATGATTGTGCACTTTTGAAGGAGAAACGACATCTCGATTCGTTGGCTTTATCTTGGATGCAcattgaaagagaaaataatgatGCGGGGGAGAGTGATGTAATTATAAAGTCAATGGAAGCGCTGCAGCCCCATTCAAGTCTAAAAGAGTTAACCCTGAAGTACTATATGGGTGCGAGGTTTGCGAGTTGGTTTCATTCTCTCACAAATATTGTTAATCTCACATTGTCTCACTGTGACAGATGCCAACATCTTCCACCGTTGGATCATTTACCTTTTCTTAAGAGTCTTGATCTTAACGGGTTAAGGAATTTGGAGCACATATCTGCAGAAGACAAGGTCAAGGACTTCGCCGGTGATGTGATGATGATGTCAGCTGCTTCTCCATCGACGACCTTCTTTCCCTCCTTAGAGAGTCTTTCTCTACGTGATTGCCCTAATCTCAAGGGATGGTGGAGGAATGAAACAGCTTCAACTTCAGTTTCTTCATTTCCTTGTCTTTCTACTTTATCTATACGTGAGTGTCCTAACCTGACTTTCATGCCGCTGTACCCAAATCTTGATCAACTGTGGTTAGGGAGAAGCAGCTGGAAGGTCCTTCCCTCCTCCTTTGTTCTCTCCAAATTAAAATCTCTGAAGATTCAAGGTGTTGATGATATGCCAGAAGAAGGGATTGGAAACCTCACATTACTTGAGAAGCTTGAAATTGAAGATTGTCCTAATTTGGTATCACTACCAGATCAAGGGATGGGTCGCCTCATCTCCTTACAGGAACTGAGAATTCGGTATTGCCCGAAATTGGGGTCACTACCAGATCAAGGGATGGGTCGTCTCATCTCCTTACAGAGActgcatattttaaattgtccTGAATTGGCATCACTACCAGATCAAGGGATGGGTCGCCTCATCTCCTTACAGGACCTGGAAATTTGGGATTGCCCGAAATTGGGGTCACTACCAGAAGGGATGGGCAACCTCAAATCACTTCAGTTGCTTTGGATATGGGATTGCCCTAATTTGGCATCACTCCCGGAAGGGCTTCGTTGCCTCCTCTCATTAAAAAGTTTGGTAATTGGTAGGTGCCCCATCCTAAAGCAAAGATGCCAGAAAGAAACAGGGGAGGACTGGTCCAAGATTGCTCACATCCCAGACATAGAATTG atTTGA